The DNA window GGGATCGGCGGATCCGACGACGCCCATTGGCAATCACAGTGGGAGCGGGAGACGCTCGCGATCCGTCGGATCGCGCCGGCGTCCTGGGACGCACCGGACCTCGACGACTGGTCCGACGCGCTCGACCGGGCGGTGGCCGACGAACCGGCGATCCTGGTGGCCCACAGCCTCTCCTGTCTGCTTGCCGTCCGCTGGACTGCAGCGAACCCCGCTCGGGTCGCTGGGCTGTTCCTCGTCGCCGCACCCGACCCCGACGGACCGCTGTTCCCGACGGTCGCAGCAGCGTTCGCCGAGGGTCTCGACGTTCGACCGTCCGCACCCGCGCTCCTCGTGACGAGCGAGGACGACCCCTACTGCTCGGAGGATCGCGCCGCCGAGTTCGCCACCACGTGGGGCGTGCCTCGGGTCGGCATCGGGCGCCGGGGCCACCTGAACTCCGCCAGTGGACTCGGCGCCTGGCCGGAGGGCCGACGACTGCTGACCGCCTTCAGTGCGGGACTCGGGAGACACGATCGGTCATCAGCGAGATGAGGGGCCGCTACCGCCGGGCGCCGGTGAGCGCAGCGTGCGATCGGCTCACCGACGTGATCAGCGGACACCCGTCGGGCAGACTGGACCGATGAGCCGAGCTGTCACCGCCCAAGCCGACACCAGCCGGGCAGCCCTGCTCCGCGACCGCATCGTGCAGGAGGTCGCCGAGCAGGGCTTCGGTGCGCACGGCCTGCACGTGCTCGTCGGTGACGACGAGGCCGGGCACCGGTGGACGGAGGACGTCCGTGAGGACGTCCACTCGGCGGCCAAGGGTGTCTGCGTCCTCGCGGTGGGCTTCGCCGTCGACGAGGGGCTCATCACCATGGACACCACACTCGGCGCCGTCTTCCCGGACGCCGAGTTCGGCGACGGCACAGCCGACGTCACCCTCCGACGCCTCCTGAACATGACGAGCGGCGTCGACCTCCCGTGGTCGCCGACCCTGCTCTCGGACTGGCCGGACCTGACCCTCGAGTTCCTGCGCCGACCGTCACGAGGAGCGGTCTTCCAGTACTCGAACGCCAGCACCTACACGGCGATGCGCGCGCTCGAGACCCGCGTCGGCGATGTCGGCGCGTACCTCGACCGTCGCCTGCTCGCACCGCTCGGCATCCACGACGCCGCATGGGAGCGATGCCCGAACGGGTTCATCGCCGCCGGCGGCGGCCTGGCGCTGCGCACCACGGAGCTCGCGCGCATCGGACGCCTCATCCGCGATCGTGGCCGCTGGCACGACGTGCAGCTCCTCGCGCCGGAGTGGGTCGACGCGATGCACACCGAGTGGGTGCCGGCCGGCACCGGTCCCGGCTACGAGCGGTACGCGCTCGCCGGATGGGACGGGCCTGGAGTCGCCTGGCGGCTCCACGGTGCCTACGGGCAACTCCTCATCTTCGCGGGTGATGCCGTGGTGACGATCACCGCCGAGGACCACGAGGGCGCGGACCGCATCGCGGGCTCCGTGTCCGCGTTCCTCGCCGACGCCTAGGCCGGGCCGCCGGTCGTGTGCGCTGCGGTCGCCCGGGCGGGGCCGGACCGACGTCGCGAAGATGTCTCGCTCAACCCTCACCGGTGAGGACCGAGGACTGTCAGCTGGGGATGCGACGTCGACCACGTCCGAGCGTAGGTGGAGCCACCGACACCGCGGCACCGTGTTGCAGACGGCGTCGCACGCGTCAAGAGGAATCACGACGTCGGTGGGCGGAGGTACCGTCCTGGACATGGGTACTTCACGTCCGGCCACCGGTTCCATCGATCGCATCGCGCGCGAGGATTTCGGCTGGGACACGCTCCTGCCGGGGCAGCGTGAGGCGATCCAGTCGGCCGTCGCCGGTCGCGACACCCTCGTGGTCCTCGCCACGGGTGGCGGGAAGTCGGCGGTGTACCAGATCGCCGGCGCCCAGCGTGGCGCGGTGACCCTCGTCGTCTCGCCGCTCGTCGCCCTGCAGGCCGATCAGCTCGCCTCGATCGAGGCCGCACCGGCGGCCCCTCCGGCGGTCGCACTCAACGCCTCCCTCGGTACAGCGGCCATCGAGGCGGCGTGGGAACGCATTCACGAGAGCGGCCCGGTCTACGTGCTGCTGGCTCCGGAGCAGCTCGCGAACGAGGAGACCGTCGCACGGCTCGCAGCGGCCGGCGTCTCCCTCCTCGTCGTCGACGAGGCGCACTGCGTGTCGTCGTGGGGAACCGACTTCCGGCCCGACTACCTGCGGTTGGCCGACGTCCGTCATGAGCTCGGCGACCCGCCCGTGCTCGCCATGACGGCCACCGCCTCCGGTCCCGTCCGCGAGGAGATCATCGAACGGCTGCGCATGCACGACCCGGACGTGCAGGTGCACGGGGTCGACCGTCCGGAGATCCGCCTGGTCGTGCACCGCCATGAGCGCGAGCCCGAGAAGCGGGCCGCGGTCGTCGAGGAGGCACGCAGCTGGACGGCTCCCGGCTTGGTCTACGTCGCGACGCGTCGGGAGACCGAACGGTACGCCGAGGAGATCGCCGCCGACGGACGCCGGGTCGCCGCGTACCATGCCGGCCTGAAGACGACGGAACGTCGCGCGGTCCACGACCGCTGGCGGGCCGGCGAGCTCGACGTCGTCGTCGCGACCTCCGCGTTCGGCATGGGCATCGACCGCGCCGATGTGCGGTTCGTCCTGCACGCCACGACGACCGAGTCGCTCGACGCCTACTACCAGGAGGTCGGCCGCGCAGGCCGCGACGGCGAGCCCGCCACGACGGTGCTGCACTACCGCGCGGAAGACCTCGGACTCCGTCGCTTCTTCACGAAGCGCTCCGTGTCGGAGTCGGCGGTGCGCGCGGTGTGGCGCGCGGTCCGTGCCACACCGGGGCTGACGGTCACCGATCTCGCGTTGCAACTCGACCGGCCGCGACGCACGATCGCCAGGATCGTGAACGACCTCGCGGACGCCCAGCTGGCGGACACCACCGACGGCGTCCGGGCGGTCGACGAGATCGGCCCGAAGCGTGCGATCCGTGCCGTGCGGGAGATGCTGGAATCGCGGGAACGCATCGCCGAATCACGGTTGGCGATGATGCGCGCCTACGCCGAGACCTCGCACTGCCGCCGCCGGGTCCTGCTCGAGTACTTCGGCGTCGACGCCCCCGAATGGTGTGGGAACTGCGACGGCTGCGAGCGGCACGAGGCGCAGCAGGAGCAGCAGCACTTCGGTTCCGCCGACACCACCGGAACGTCGCCGCTCCACGTCGACCAGGGGGTACTCCACCGCGAGTGGGGCCCGGGCACCGTGATGGGCGTCGAGCCCGACCGTGTCACCGTCTTCTTCGACGGCGAGGGCTACAAGGTCGTCGCCCTCTCGGCACTCGAGACCGGCGTGCTCACCGCCCAGGAGCTCGCCTCGGTCTGATCGCGGTGTCGGTCAGACCTCGTCCGCCGGTGCGCGCCCGGGAGCGTCGGCGATGACGCGGTCGATCCAGTCCCGTCGTGACAGGTACTGGATGTCGTCCCTGGCGAACCAACCGAGCTCGAGAAGCTCCTCCTGATCGGGGTTCGCCTCGCTGAGGAGCTCGCAGTCGTAGGCGGTGGTCACGTAGCCCACGTGGTCGCCGTTCGGGTAGCGCACCATCATCGGATCGCCGCCGTACGCCCCGACGATGCCGCGGATGCGGATGCGGGCACCCGTCTCCTCCAGGACCTCGCGCAGCAGCGCGTCCGCCGGTTCCTCGCCGGGCTCGACACCGCCACCTATCAGGCTCCACAGGCCGGAGTGGCGATGGCGGGCGAGCAGGAACCGGTCGCCGTCCCTGATGACGGCGGTGACCCCCGGGAGCATGAGGAACCCCGTTCCGATGTGGGAGCGGATCGAGGCGACGTAATCGGACATCGGCATGCGGGGAGTCTACGGAACCGGTCTGATCGGAACGGGTCAGTCGGCGTGCTCCGGCGGCCACACCACGGCGAAGTACTCGAACACGATCTCCTCGGACTCGGACCACACGGCACCGCGCGCCGCCGTGGTCCGCTCCCAGTAGCGCCGGTGTTCGCGCTGCCAGCTCGCCAGCGTGCGATCATCCTCGCCCTCCGCGAACGCGAAGGCGGCATCGGCACTCGCGAACGGGCCGATGCGGAGCGAGGTGCTGCGGATGACGATCCGCGGCGCCCCCGTGCTGTCGCAGGCGATCCAGTGCGAGCCGATCCGAGGGAGCGGATCGCCGCGATGGGCGAACTCCGACACGAGTTCGGCGGTGGCGCGCTTGCGTCCGCTCAGGACGATCTCCAGCAGTCCGTCGGCGAGTCCGGCCGTGTCGCCGAAGTGCTCCACGGTGTAGTCGGCGTCGTCCAGGCCCGCACCGCCACGATGCTCGGTGTACGCGCGCCACATCACGGTCGCAGCGTCACGGTCGGGCGCTGCAACCGGTGCAGTGTCACTCGGAGAGCTCATGTCCGCGATACTGCCAGAAGGACTGCGGTGTACCGTTCATCGGGCCAGGAAGCCCGCTCACCGTGCCGAGAGAGCAGAACCGTCGGCCGGGGCGACGAACGAGGTGCTGCCGTAGTCGTCCCCGATGCTGAAGGTGACCTGCGGCGGTCCGGCCGGACGGGCGAAGGTGGGGCTGTGGACGTCGGTGTCGGTCGAGCGGACGAGGTACAGGGACGCGTCGCCGACCGGTCGGTCGACCTGCTCGGCCCCCTCCTCCAGGAGCGACCACATCCGGTCGAGCGCGACATCCGACCACGAGAACTGCTCGGCGGCCGACTCGGGTTGGCCGCTCGCAGCGCCCTGGTGGGTGACCTGACCGTACCGGTACTCCCATCGATCGGTCTTGGTGTCTCCCACGGTGAGCGGCGCCTGGGCGATGACGAAATCGGCAGTGACCGTGATCGACACGACCCGGTCGTGACCGATCGCCTCCTGGAGCGCCCGTTGCGCCTCCGCGAGCGCCTCCGGGCGACGGAGGTCGGGTCGGAGGCGTCCGTCCTCGAGGGCGATGATCGACTGGGCCACGGACTGGTGATACGGGGCGACCACGATCGCCGCCGCCGCGACCGCCACGATCGAGAACAGGGCGAAGCGGCCGGGACGACCGGCCCGGCCGACGCCGAGCAACGGTCCGCGTCGACGTCCGTCGACGATGCGCTGGTGCGGCTGGAGAGGGAGGAACGGGAGGGACGCCCGAGCCGGGACGCGCAATCGCGAACGCTCGTCGGCCGAGAGCTCGCCGGCGTCGATGAACGCGACCTCCGGTCCGCCGTCGAGCAGGACCGCGACATCGCGCTCCGTGCCGGGCTGAAAGGTCGGGATGGCCGTCACCGGGACGACGGTGCGCATCGTGGTCGCGAACGCCGGTCCGTTCAGCGGCTGGACGGAGAGGTCGAGCTCGCAGAGCGGCTGGTCGTTGATCTGGGTGCCGGTCTGACGGAGCGTGTCGATACGGGCGACGCCGAGCCGTCTCGCGTCCTTGGCCTGCTGCACGGCCTGTGGTGAGGCGCCGATCGCACTTCCCAACGACCGGCCGACGAGCGAGAGCACCGTCGCAAAGATGCAGACCGGGAGTGCGACACCGGCGACCGCGTACCCGATGTCGGGCGGACCGACGGCGATCACGATGATGCCGCCGAGGAGAGCACCGAGAGCCGCGAAGGCGATCAGACGAAGCATGCCTTCGACCCTATCGAAGCGCTCGATCGCACCACCGCTGCGGTTCAGCCCGGTCCGTCGCTCGCCGCGGCGAGCAACGGCACGACCACGTCGCTGATCGGCGTGGGGATGCCGTGCACGCTCCCCCGCCGCTGGATGACCGCGTTGCGGACGTCCCATTCGAGCGGCTGCCCCTGCTCGCGATCGGCGAGGATCGACGTCCCGCGGTCGAGCGGGGCTGCTCGGAACTGGTCGAGGAGCCGCCGTGGTTCGTCGTCGGCCAATCGCGCACCTTCCGCTCGTGCGACGGCCGCGCACTCCTCGAGGTAGCCGAGCATCAATCGGCCGATGTCGTCGCGGCGGTACATGCCGGATCGGCGACCGGTCAACGCCATGAGTCCGGCGGCGGCGTTCTGCAGGAGCTTCCGCCAGGCGAGGGTCGTGAAGTCGGTCGAGACCTCGACGGTGCAGCGGGAGCCGCGCAGCACGTCTGCCACCACGGCGGCACCGGGTGCCTCCGGCAGGGACAAGCGTGGCGGACTCAACAGCGTGACCGGACCGTCGGGTCGGCGGGTGGCCGGGAACCAGACGACCGCCGGGACGACCGTTCCGGCCCGGACGAGGGGCTCCACCGTCTCACGCTGTTCGACCCCGTTCTGTAGGACGCACACGACCGTGTCCGGACCGCACAACGCGGCGAGCCAGTCGGCAGCGGCAGCCGTCTGGGTCGCCTTGACCGCCAGGAAGACGAGGCCTGCCGTGCCCGGAGACTCCGCCGGATCGGTGTGGACCGGCCCGGGGACCGTCACCGTCTCGTCATCGACCTGGAGCTGGAGTTCCGGCCGTTTCGACCGCCCTGCGATGAACGGCGTCCGTCCCTGTTCGTGGAGCGCTGCGGCGACCGCGGTGCCGATCGCGCCCGGCCCGATCACTGCGACGCGATCGGGTCCCCCTGGCATCACGTCTCGCTCGATCCGGACAGCGCGTCGATCGTCGCGGCGATGACCGCTCCAGGGAACCGACGGAGCTGCTCGACGTCGACCCATTCCTCCGCCGCGTGCAGTCCGCCGCCGGCAGGGCCGCACACGACCGTCGGGATGCCCGCGGCCTGCCACAGCGCCGACTCCATCCAGTAGGGCGCACCGATGGCGGCTGGCACGGTCTCACCGTCGCGGGTGAGCGCTGCCGCCAGGAACTCGGCGAATCGCGCGGCCGGGCCCTGCTCATCGGCTTCCCAGGCCTCGCGCTGATGCGTCAGCCGGGCATCCGTCCGGAGCCCCGGTGTCCGCGCCGCGACCGCGCCGAGCATGGTCCGCACCTCGACGAGGGCGTCCTCGGCGCGTTCGCCCGGCAGCGTGCGTCGCTCGATGACGAGGGTCGCGTCGGCGGCGATCGTGAACGGGGCGGTACCCGCCCGCACGACGGTCGCCGTGAACGAACCGGATTCGAGCAGCGGGTGCGCCGGCCGCTGACGGAGTTCCTCGTCAGCCCGCTCCACCTCCTGCAGCACGTGGCCGAGGGCACGGATCGCATCGACGCTCAACGCCGGTTGCGAGGAGTGCCCGGCCACACCCTGCAGGGTGACCTCGACGACCGCATATCCCCGGTGCGCCGACACCCGGTCGAGCCAGGTGGGCTCGGCGATGAGGCACACGTCCGCCGTCACACCACGATCGGCGAGGTGTCGCAGGACGGCCGCGGCTCCCACGCTCGCATCCTCCTCATCCGCGACACCCGTGAAGACGACCGTGCCAGGGTGGTCCGCAGCGACGAGTCGCTCTGCGGCGACGATCAGTCCTGCGAGGCCGGACTTCATGTCGCTGGCGCCGCGTCCGAAGAGCTTGCCGTCCGCGATCCGCGGGTCGAAGGGGTCGACCATGCCCTCGACCCCGACCGTGTCGAGATGGCCGTTGAACACGACCGTCGGACCCGGCCGCGATCCCGCGTGCACGGCCACGACACTGACGCGCTGCGGGTCCTCAGGCGCGGGAACGAGCTCGACCAGGAAGCCGGCGCCCTCGAGTCGCTCCGCGATCACCGTCGCGATCCGACCTTCACCGGGAGCCCCCGGGACGAGGCTCGGACTGACGGAGTCGATCGAGATGAGCAGGCGGGCGAGCTCGAGCGCGTCGTCGCCGGGGCTGAGGTCGGACATGCCACGACGATAGCGGGGCGGATCGCCGGGAACGGCCCGAAGACCAGAACAGGCGCCCGTCTCCCTGAGGGGACTGGCGCCTGAGCTCATCGCCGACCACGGGGGTCGTCGAACGGGACTAGCGGTTCTTGACCCGCGTGACCGCGTCGGTGTTCTCCGAACGCGCGTTGCCGGCCTTCTTGTCGGCCTTCGCGGTCCGCTTCTCCTTCAGCGTCTTCGCCGGTGCGGTCTTGCCGCCCTCTTTACGTGCTGACTTCTCGCCCATGTTGGTGCTCCTTTGCGAGCCACGGTGACCCTGTACCGCTGAGGGTACCGTCACATCCCGTCCGGGGACCCCACCCCCAGGACCTTGTTAGCATTCGGGGATGACGAACCCGGCAGAGATCACCGACGTCCCGATCGGCGGCGAGGGCATCCGACTCGGGCAGTTCCTGAAGTTCGCGGGTCTGCTCGACTCCGGTGGAGACGTGAAGGCCGCGATCGCCGACGGCGCCGTGCAGGTCAACGGCGAGGTCGATCGCCGACGCGGTCGGCAGTTGCAGCTCGACGACGTCGTGTCGCTGGAAGGGCGCAGCGTCCGCGTCCGTCCCTGATCGCCCGACTGAGAGGAACCCCGTGAACCCGAGCACACCCCGTCCCATCGCCGTCACCGGATCGACCGGCGCGCTCGGCGGCCTCGTGGCGCAGGACCTCGCCGCCCGCGGGATCCCGCAACGTCTGCTCGTCCGCACCCCCGCGAAGGCCCCGCAGCACCCGGACAGCACCGTGCACCGGTTCACCTACACCGATCAGGCGGCGGCCCGCGCGGCACTCGAGGGCGTCGACACCCTCTTCATGGTGTCGGGAGCCGAGAGCGCCGACCGCGTCGACCAGCACCGCTCGTTCATCGATGCCGCGGCCGCCGCCGGCGTCCAGCACCTCGTGTACACCTCGTTCGCCGCGGCGGCACCGGACGCCGTGTTCACGCTGGCGCGCGACCACCATGCGACCGAGGAGCACATCCGAGCGTCGGGCATGCGGTGGACGTTCCTCCGCGACGGTTTCTACCTCGACATCATGGAGGCCCTCGTGGGTGAGGACGGCGTCATCCGTGGGCCGGCCGGCGACGGTCGTGCGTCCTTCGTCGCCGGCTCCGACATCGCCCGGGCCGCCACGGCCATCCTCGTCGACCCGGCACCCCACGCCGGTCGCACCTACGACCTCACCGGCCCCGAAGCGCTCACCATGACGGAGGTCGCGGCCACGATCAGCCGCGTCCGCGATCGCGAGGTCACGTTCCACGACGAGACGATCGAGGAGGCCTACGCGTCGCGCGCCTCCTACGGCGCGCCCGACTGGGAGGTCGACGCCTGGGTGAGCACCTACACGGCCATCGGCAGCGGCGTGATGGCCGAGGTGAGCCCGGCGATCGAGGACCTCACCGGTGTCCCGCCGATGAACCTGGAGACCTATCTGCGGTCGAACGCGGACTGATTCCGCCTCCGCGTCCGTCGCTGAGCGTCGGCCGCCCGGCCGCCCGGATCAGAGGCCGTAGAAGCCCAGCTCCCAGTCGTCCGCCTCGGTCGCGCCGAGGGCGACGCCGGCGGGCTCGCGCGGTCGGACCGGGCGCGGTCCACGGCGTTCGTTGGTCGTGAAGTAGATCGACGTCCCCGGACTGACGAAGACACTCGCCGAGTCCTGGCCGACGACGTCGAGATCGACGAAGCCGCCGCCCGAGAGCGCCGTGCGCTCCATCGTGTCCTTCAGCTTCGGGAGGACGGTGCTCGGGTCCAGGTCGTAGACAAGCCCGCCGAGGGTGAGAGTGCTGCTTTCCATCGTGATGTCCTCAATGAGGTCATGGTGCGTGAACGGCAACCGTACGCCATCCGTCAGCGCACTGCCCCCTCATCGCGAAGCCCGCCGCGCCCCACGGCCGGAATAGGGCAGGTGCCCGAGGTAGTGGGGGCACCTCAGAGCGGAACGTTGGTGTCCGAGCACGGCATCCGCAGCCGGCTCGTGGAGGGACAGTCATGATGATCACGAGCGCGACCTACAGCTCGGCCATGTCGGCCGAGACGAGACGGTTCTTCGAGCGCCAGCTCGAACAGGACCTCGAACGGCGGCGGCGACGCCGCGAGCGCCTGCTCGACGAAGGCGCTCCCCACCACGACCAGGGTGGGACCATGGAGCGGTGACCCTGCCCGCGACGAGCCCGACGATGATCGGGCGCGCGTCCGACCTCGCTGCGATGCGGTCCGTGTTCGACACCGTCGCCGCGGACGGATCGCGCAGCCTGGTGCTGAGCGGCGAAGCCGGCATCGGGAAGACCCGACTGCTGACGGAGTTCACCCGGTCGGTCCGCTCGTCGGCGCTCGTGATCACGGGGCAGTGCGTCGACCTGGGCGACGTCGCCGCGCCGTACGCACCCGTGCTGGGCCTCATGAAGGACCTCGTCGCACGACGGGGCCGGGAGGCCGTGCTCGACGCCGCCGGGCCCGGCCGGGCCTCGCTCGAG is part of the Plantibacter sp. Leaf314 genome and encodes:
- a CDS encoding RNA-binding S4 domain-containing protein, giving the protein MTNPAEITDVPIGGEGIRLGQFLKFAGLLDSGGDVKAAIADGAVQVNGEVDRRRGRQLQLDDVVSLEGRSVRVRP
- a CDS encoding SDR family oxidoreductase, with the translated sequence MNPSTPRPIAVTGSTGALGGLVAQDLAARGIPQRLLVRTPAKAPQHPDSTVHRFTYTDQAAARAALEGVDTLFMVSGAESADRVDQHRSFIDAAAAAGVQHLVYTSFAAAAPDAVFTLARDHHATEEHIRASGMRWTFLRDGFYLDIMEALVGEDGVIRGPAGDGRASFVAGSDIARAATAILVDPAPHAGRTYDLTGPEALTMTEVAATISRVRDREVTFHDETIEEAYASRASYGAPDWEVDAWVSTYTAIGSGVMAEVSPAIEDLTGVPPMNLETYLRSNAD
- a CDS encoding ATP-dependent DNA helicase RecQ gives rise to the protein MGTSRPATGSIDRIAREDFGWDTLLPGQREAIQSAVAGRDTLVVLATGGGKSAVYQIAGAQRGAVTLVVSPLVALQADQLASIEAAPAAPPAVALNASLGTAAIEAAWERIHESGPVYVLLAPEQLANEETVARLAAAGVSLLVVDEAHCVSSWGTDFRPDYLRLADVRHELGDPPVLAMTATASGPVREEIIERLRMHDPDVQVHGVDRPEIRLVVHRHEREPEKRAAVVEEARSWTAPGLVYVATRRETERYAEEIAADGRRVAAYHAGLKTTERRAVHDRWRAGELDVVVATSAFGMGIDRADVRFVLHATTTESLDAYYQEVGRAGRDGEPATTVLHYRAEDLGLRRFFTKRSVSESAVRAVWRAVRATPGLTVTDLALQLDRPRRTIARIVNDLADAQLADTTDGVRAVDEIGPKRAIRAVREMLESRERIAESRLAMMRAYAETSHCRRRVLLEYFGVDAPEWCGNCDGCERHEAQQEQQHFGSADTTGTSPLHVDQGVLHREWGPGTVMGVEPDRVTVFFDGEGYKVVALSALETGVLTAQELASV
- a CDS encoding M20/M25/M40 family metallo-hydrolase, with translation MSDLSPGDDALELARLLISIDSVSPSLVPGAPGEGRIATVIAERLEGAGFLVELVPAPEDPQRVSVVAVHAGSRPGPTVVFNGHLDTVGVEGMVDPFDPRIADGKLFGRGASDMKSGLAGLIVAAERLVAADHPGTVVFTGVADEEDASVGAAAVLRHLADRGVTADVCLIAEPTWLDRVSAHRGYAVVEVTLQGVAGHSSQPALSVDAIRALGHVLQEVERADEELRQRPAHPLLESGSFTATVVRAGTAPFTIAADATLVIERRTLPGERAEDALVEVRTMLGAVAARTPGLRTDARLTHQREAWEADEQGPAARFAEFLAAALTRDGETVPAAIGAPYWMESALWQAAGIPTVVCGPAGGGLHAAEEWVDVEQLRRFPGAVIAATIDALSGSSET
- a CDS encoding ASCH domain-containing protein, which codes for MSSPSDTAPVAAPDRDAATVMWRAYTEHRGGAGLDDADYTVEHFGDTAGLADGLLEIVLSGRKRATAELVSEFAHRGDPLPRIGSHWIACDSTGAPRIVIRSTSLRIGPFASADAAFAFAEGEDDRTLASWQREHRRYWERTTAARGAVWSESEEIVFEYFAVVWPPEHAD
- a CDS encoding NUDIX domain-containing protein — protein: MPMSDYVASIRSHIGTGFLMLPGVTAVIRDGDRFLLARHRHSGLWSLIGGGVEPGEEPADALLREVLEETGARIRIRGIVGAYGGDPMMVRYPNGDHVGYVTTAYDCELLSEANPDQEELLELGWFARDDIQYLSRRDWIDRVIADAPGRAPADEV
- a CDS encoding alpha/beta hydrolase, with the protein product MSIITMPGIGGSDDAHWQSQWERETLAIRRIAPASWDAPDLDDWSDALDRAVADEPAILVAHSLSCLLAVRWTAANPARVAGLFLVAAPDPDGPLFPTVAAAFAEGLDVRPSAPALLVTSEDDPYCSEDRAAEFATTWGVPRVGIGRRGHLNSASGLGAWPEGRRLLTAFSAGLGRHDRSSAR
- a CDS encoding serine hydrolase, which codes for MSRAVTAQADTSRAALLRDRIVQEVAEQGFGAHGLHVLVGDDEAGHRWTEDVREDVHSAAKGVCVLAVGFAVDEGLITMDTTLGAVFPDAEFGDGTADVTLRRLLNMTSGVDLPWSPTLLSDWPDLTLEFLRRPSRGAVFQYSNASTYTAMRALETRVGDVGAYLDRRLLAPLGIHDAAWERCPNGFIAAGGGLALRTTELARIGRLIRDRGRWHDVQLLAPEWVDAMHTEWVPAGTGPGYERYALAGWDGPGVAWRLHGAYGQLLIFAGDAVVTITAEDHEGADRIAGSVSAFLADA
- a CDS encoding oxidoreductase, with amino-acid sequence MPGGPDRVAVIGPGAIGTAVAAALHEQGRTPFIAGRSKRPELQLQVDDETVTVPGPVHTDPAESPGTAGLVFLAVKATQTAAAADWLAALCGPDTVVCVLQNGVEQRETVEPLVRAGTVVPAVVWFPATRRPDGPVTLLSPPRLSLPEAPGAAVVADVLRGSRCTVEVSTDFTTLAWRKLLQNAAAGLMALTGRRSGMYRRDDIGRLMLGYLEECAAVARAEGARLADDEPRRLLDQFRAAPLDRGTSILADREQGQPLEWDVRNAVIQRRGSVHGIPTPISDVVVPLLAAASDGPG